The proteins below come from a single Takifugu flavidus isolate HTHZ2018 chromosome 6, ASM371156v2, whole genome shotgun sequence genomic window:
- the keap1b gene encoding kelch-like ECH-associated protein 1B, translating to MTECLTECKALVTPSTRNGHRVFSYTLESHTAAAFAIMNELRLERQLCDVTLRVRYKDLEAVDFVAHKVVLASSSPVFRAMFTNGLKECGMELVPIEGIHPKVMERLIEFAYTASISVGEKCVIHVMNGAVMYQIDSVVRACCDFLVQQLDPSNAIGIASFAEQIGCTELHQKAREYIYMNFSQVATQEEFFNLSHCQLVTLISRDELNVRCESEVFHACVAWVRYDRENRRPYVQALLQAVRCHSLTPNFLQTQLQSLDLDPQCKDYLAQIFQDLTLHKPTKVVSCRTPKVPQLLYISGGYFRQSLSYLEAFNPCTGVWLRLADLQVPRSGLAACVISGLFYAVGGRNNAPDGNMDSNALDCYNPMNNCWLPCAPMSVPRNRIGVGVIDGMIYAVGGSHGCIHHNSVERYDPEKDEWQLVAPMLTRRIGVGVAVINRLLYAVGGFDGANRLGSCECYNPDRDEWTSMASMNTVRSGAGVCSLGNRIFVMGGYDGTNQLNTVERYDVEADTWSFAASMRHRRSALGATALHGRIYVMGGYDGSTFLDSVECYDPEEDTWSEVTRMTSGRSGVGVAVTMEPCQKDLAQCPQSEGENVVVAPASRSAGCSFDPHHSRQHSEPFGKGV from the exons ATGACGGAGTGCCTGACGGAGTGCAAAGCGCTGGTCACGCCGTCCACGCGCAACGGCCACCGGGTCTTCAGCTACACGCTGGAGAGCCACACGGCCGCCGCCTTCGCCATCATGAACGAGCTGCGGCTGGAGCGGCAGCTGTGCGACGTCACGCTGCGCGTGCGCTACAAGGACCTGGAGGCGGTGGACTTCGTGGCGCACAAGGTGGTGCTGGCGTCCTCCTCGCCCGTCTTCAGGGCCATGTTCACCAACGGGCTGAAGGAGTGCGGGATGGAGCTGGTGCCCATCGAGGGCATCCATCCCAAG GTGATGGAGCGGCTGATCGAGTTCGCCTACACGGCCAGCATCTCCGTGGGGGAGAAGTGCGTGATCCACGTGATGAACGGCGCCGTCATGTACCAGATCGACAGCGTGGTCAGGGCCTGCTGCGACTTCctggtgcagcagctggatCCCAGCAACGCCATCGGCATCGCCAGCTTCGCGGAGCAGATCGGCTGCACGGAGCTGCACCAGAAGGCCCGGGAGTACATCTACATGAACTTCAGCCAG GTGGCGACCCAGGAGGAGTTCTTCAACCTGTCCCACTGCCAGCTGGTGACGCTCATCAGCCGCGACGAGCTCAACGTGCGCTGTGAGTCGGAGGTCTTCCACGCCTGCGTGGCGTGGGTGCGCTACGACCGGGAGAACCGGCGCCCCTACGTCCAGGCGTTGCTCCAGGCCGTCCGCTGCCACTCCCTCACCCCCAACTTCCTGCAGACCCAGCTCCAGtccctggacctggacccccAGTGCAAAGACTACCTGGCCCAGATCTTCCAGGATCTCACCCTCCACAAACCCACCAAGGTGGTCTCCTGCCGGACGCCCAAGGTGCCGCAGCTGCTCTACATCTCGGGGGGCTACTTCCGTCAGTCCCTGAGCTACCTGGAGGCGTTCAACCCCTGCACGGGGGTGTGGCTGCGGCTCGCCGACCTCCAGGTGCCCCGCAGCGGCCTCGCCGCCTGCGTGATCAGCGGGCTCTTCTACGCCGTGGGCGGCAGGAACAACGCGCCCGACGGCAACATGGACTCCAACGCGCTGGACTGCTACAACCCCATGAACAACTGCTGGCTGCCGTGCGCGCCCATGAGCGTGCCCAGGAACCGGATCGGAGTCGGGGTCATCGACGGCATGATCTACGCGGTGGGCGGATCCCACGGGTGCATCCACCACAACAGCGTGGAAAG GTACGACCCGGAAAAGGACGAGTGGCAGCTGGTGGCGCCCATGTTGACGCGGCGCATCGGCGTCGGCGTCGCCGTCATCAACCGGCTGCTTTACGCCGTGGGGGGGTTCGACGGGGCCAACCGGCTCGGCTCCTGTGAGTGCTACAACCCCGACAGGGATGAGTGGACCTCCATGGCCTCCATGAACACCGTGCGATCCGGAGCTG GTGTCTGCTCACTGGGGAACCGCATCTTCGTCATGGGGGGCTACGACGGCACCAACCAGCTCAACACGGTGGAGCGCTACGACGTGGAGGCCGACACCTGGAGCTTCGCCGCCTCCATGAGGCACCGGCGGAGCGCCCTGGGGGCCACGGCCTTGCACGGACGCATCTACGTGATGG GGGGTTATGATGGCAGCACGTTTTTGGACAGCGTGGAGTGCTACGACCCGGAGGAGGACACCTGGTCGGAGGTGACGCGAATGACGTCGGGGCGGAGCGGTGTGGGCGTGGCCGTAACCATGGAGCCGTGCCAGAAAGACTTGGCCCAGTGTCCACAGTCTGAGGGAGAGAACGTGGTGGTGGCGCCTGCCTCCCGCTCGGCCGGCTGTAGTTTTGACCCTCACCACAGTCGGCAGCACAGCGAGCCCTTTGGCAAAGGCGTCTGA
- the s1pr5b gene encoding sphingosine 1-phosphate receptor 5b has translation MEASTSTSVPTFLPSPTPSSPGYRHFFQEYQAISVLVEHYNYTGKLKDRYREGLKPEGIAFLVVCLLIVLENAVVLVAIWRNKKFHLPMYYLLGNLTLSDLLAGITYMANIIMSGPNTLKLTPLLWFLREGGVFITLAASVISLLAIAIERHVTMVTMRPYHGAKRGRMVALIGASWALAGFLGVLPILGWNCIHSLDQCSTVLPLYAKSYILFCVTVFSAVLLAIVVLYVRVFRIVRINTQRQRLGLSGSLRKGLARKSQKYIALLKTVTIVLGVFIACWLPLFLLLLLDFFCPTRIWLLYKADYFLGVAMVNSLLNPIIYTLTSKDMRRAILRLLCRPCLMTKDGQVKKIGMPFLECSFSKTELPSQKLEGGVETTVSSGNGITTPSPIKALYPKLFKS, from the coding sequence ATGGAGGCTTCAACGTCCACCTCTGTGCCCACGTTCCTGCCCTCGCCCACTCCTTCCTCTCCTGGATACCGGCACTTCTTTCAGGAGTACCAGGCTATTTCTGTCCTCGTGGAGCATTACAACTACACTGGCAAGCTGAAGGACCGGTACCGTGAAGGGCTCAAGCCCGAGGGCATCGCCTTCTTGGTGGTCTGTCTGCTCATTGTGCTTGAGAACGCTGTGGTTCTTGTGGCCATCTGGAGGAACAAGAAGTTCCATTTGCCCATGTATTACCTGTTGGGAAACCTCACTCTGTCCGACCTACTGGCTGGGATTACATACATGGCCAACATCATCATGTCCGGACCCAATACCTTGAAACTGACCCCGCTGCTCTGGTTCCTCAGGGAGGGGGGAGTCTTCATCACTCTGGCCGCCTCTGTGATTAGTCTGCTGGCCATCGCGATCGAGAGGCACGTTACTATGGTGACCATGAGGCCATACCACGGAGCCAAGCGTGGCCGGATGGTGGCGCTGATAGGCGCGAGCTGGGCCCTGGCGGGATTTTTGGGGGTTCTTCCGATCTTGGGGTGGAACTGCATCCACAGCCTGGACCAGTGCTCGACGGTGCTGCCGCTTTATGCCAAAAGCTACATCCTGTTCTGCGTCACCGTGTTCAGCGCCGTGCTCCTCGCCATCGTGGTCCTCTACGTCAGAGTCTTCCGCATCGTGCGCATCAACACGCAGCGCCAGCGGCTGGGCCTCTCGGGCAGCCTCAGGAAGGGTTTAGCGCGCAAGTCGCAGAAGTACATCGCCCTGCTCAAGACGGTCACCATCGTGCTGGGAGTCTTCATCGCCTGCTGGttgcccctcttcctcctcctcctcctggattTTTTCTGCCCCACCCGCATCTGGCTGCTCTACAAGGCCGATTACTTCCTGGGAGTCGCCATGGTCAACTCGCTGCTGAACCCCATCATCTACACTCTGACCAGCAAGGACATGAGGCGAGCTATCCTGCGGCTGCTCTGTCGGCCATGTTTGATGACCAAAGACGGCCAGGTGAAGAAGATCGGGATGCCCTTCCTGGAGTGCAGCTTCAGTAAAACAGAGCTGCCGTCGCAGAAGCTGGAGGGCGGAGTGGAGACCACCGTCTCCTCGGGCAACGGTATCACCACCCCATCTCCTATTAAAGCCCTTTATCCAAAGCTGTTCAAGTCGTGA